The sequence TGTTTTCTCCCCGCTTTCAAATCCCTTGTTTATGGTTAGTGAAGTTAGAGAGCCTTCAATCATGGGGACTACCTTGGTGCCAGCTGGAGGAGAAATGTTGATCTCTCCGCTTCCCCTGTATATTCCAATTTGGGAACAGTACTCCTCATTTTCCGGGCATCTCTCCAGTTCTACTTCCATATCCCCAATGAAGTTCCTCGCAACGAGTGAGCTAAATGCCCCTGAAATTGTGACGTCACCAACAACATTGTCCAATGTAAGCGAAGAAATTTCTCCCAAATCAACCTTCACGTCTCCAACTGTGTTCCTTAGGGCTAAGGATGTTATCTTACTATCTCCGACTTTTACTAAGAGTTTTCCATTTTCGTACTCTCCACACTCGGCACATGAAATTCTCAAGGTCTCGCCTTCTTCTATCTTCACCGGCAGATTGCTTAGAACCTCTATCCCATTTGTTCCATGTTCTACTGTTATCTCTGCGGCAATGTTCTCTATTACTATCTCCGAGGAGTTAAATTTTCCAAGTGTCTTTATCTCTCCGGCATCTTTGAAGGAAAATCTCCATGAATAGTATGAGCCAGGAGCTACGAGGAATAGCGCCAGATATAAGATAAAGACTAACGCTAAGGTTGTTCTTGCAGTTTTGTTCTTGATTAGCACATAAAGCCCTGCAACGATGAGTACTACTCCCCAGAATGCCTTTTTGATGTAGGGAGCATATGGAAGAAGGTAGTTGTACACCTCTGGTCTAATGCTTTTTAAAAGAATCAACAGACCCAAAAAGGTTAAAAATAACCCAAGAAGCTTTTTCATTTCTCATCCCCTCGCTATCAGGTATAGACCGAGTAAGAGGATAAGCAATGCAACTATCTCTCTCAGTCCGAAGATTGGAAACGGTATGAAAACCTTTAAGAGGAGCACTGCCCCTAAAAGGACAAGAGCGATTCCAAAAAGCTTTGTGTCGTCTTTTTTCTCTACTTTTGGAGCTTTTTTGGTCAGTTCTTCAACTTTTTCTCCAGCCTCTTCAGCTAGCTTTTCGATCTTTTCTGGAATTTTTTCTGCAGTTACTGCTTCTTCCTCTTCTTCGGGCATAACTATAGCCATTAGGAAATACGCCAGGATGAAAACTGGCTCAACGAGGCAGAGAAGGATGAAGAGTACCCTCACTATAGTTGGATCAACGTCGATATATTCGGCTATTCCTCCAAGAACTCCCAAAAATATTTTATTCTTTTTACTCCTCTTGAGCCTCTTTTCCACTTAACTCACCTCCATTTTCAGGTTCTTCAGGTATTACAATAGCTAAAAGAAGGTATAGCAATATTGCAGTTCCCACACTTCCCAGGAGCAGGATTATAAAGAGTATCCTGACAAGGGTAGGGTCTACGTTAAAGTATTCCCCCAATCCCCCACAAACTCCGAAGAGCATTCTGTTCTTTCTACTTCTGTAGAGCCTCCTTTCCATGTAAGCCCCTCCTTTGCTATGGCTATTTATGATTGGGCATTCACCTATATAATTTTAATCTTCTACCAGTGTAGTGGCACTACGAGTTTCAATGGTCAAAAGGAAAACTGCTGTTGCTCATCCTTGAACAGAAAGAGCTTTATACCAGTTCACCAACAATTTTTAGGTGAACCTAATGAGCAAACTTATACTAATAAGACATGGTGAAAGTCTGTGGAATAAGCTAAACCTTTTTACAGGCTGGGTTGATGTGCCTTTGAGCGAAAGGGGAATTGAGGAAGCTTTAAAGGCTGGGGAACTTCTAAAAGAGTGGAAGATAGATGTGGTATTTACCTCAGAACTTGTCAGAGCAATTCAGACTGCAATGCTCGTTATGAGCAAAAACACCTCCGGCGTTCCAAAGATAGAGCATGAAAACGGAAAAATGAAAGACTGGGGTATAGTATATGGAGAACACGGGAAAAATTACGTCCCCGTTTATAAGTCGTGGCACCTCAATGAGCGCTATTACGGCAAACTGCAGGGTTTTAACAAGGATGAGGCAAAGAAAATCTACGGAGAAGAGCAGGTTTTGTTGTGGAGGAGAAGCTACGACATAGCCCCACCTGGAGGGGAGAGTCTTAAGGACACTGCCGAGAGGACAATTCCTTATTTTAAAGAAAAGATAATCCCGGAGCTTGAAAAGGGAAAAAACGTACTTGTCTCTGCCCATGGAAACAGCTTACGCTCAATAGTCATGCACATAGAAAAGCTAACTAAAGAGCAGGTTTTGAAGCTTAACATCCCTACCGGAGTGCCGCTTATTTATGAGTACTCTGAAGGAAAACTTGAAAGGGTAGGCTATCTCTATGAGTGGGGCTATGATAAGAGCCTTCACATAGAATAAAAGGTAAGAAGAAGGCGATCGTGATCAAATTATTTCGACTTCAAATCCTACAACTTCTATCCCTAACTTCCTTCTCGCTATTTCGAGGGCTTTCTCTACTTTGCTAACCACAACTATCTCCTCTTCGGGAATGGAATTCCTCTTGTAGTAGACTATTCTCGCGAGCATGCTTTTCACCTCTTGTATCACTTTGAGTGATAATACAGGAATACCAAATCTTGATGATTGTAAACATATTTATAAGCTTTTCTGCACTGATTTATTCATTGATGAACAAAAAAGATTTAAAGACCTGAGGAAAAGAAGCACTCATGAGGAGTCTTTTTATAAAACGTGCACATTTGAAGGAAATTCTAACCAAGGCCAGAGAGAGCAAAGTTGAAATATGCGGATTTTTGATAGGGACGATGAAAGGGGAAGATGCCTTTGTGGACTATGTGGTCTTTGCAGAGAATCGGTTAAATTCTCCAGTAGGCTTTGAAATAGACCCTTTGGAAACGCTCAAAGTTCTTGAAAAAGCTGAAGAGGAAGGAAAGGAAGTCATTGGGATATTTCACTCCCACCTTAACTGTCCCCCATATCCCTCTCCTAGGGATTTGAAAGGCATGGACTTGTGGAGAAACATATGGTTGATAGTAAATAACACTGGAGAATATAGGGCATTTGTTCTCGAAAACGGCCAGATAAAAGAAATTAATGTTGAAGTAATTTAGTCTTCGATTATAATCTCTATTTTCCTCCCCTCTTTGTATCCTTTCATGGCGGAGAGCATGCCTTTAATGGTCTTTTCAACAAGCTCCTGAACCCAGTCTTTCATTGGAAGCTCCTTCCCATCAACCCTAACGATGACCTTTGGTTTTGAACTCAATACGACACAATCCTCTGTGCTCTTTTCGCCTTTTACTATGAGCTTTGCCATCTCGTAACAGTCAAGCCCACACAATCCACAGTTAATATTCGGCAGCATAAACGCTTTTTCCTCTATTACATCTGCCAGCCTTTCGGGATTTTCAAGAGGGTTTATTACCTCAAGCCCTTCAATGCTTTTGGCTTCGCTTGATATAACACCGCTAACGGCTATCGCAAGCCCATCGTTTAATACTTTCACTTCCTCTTCACTTTTGGCACATATTATCTTAGGCAAATGCTTGGCATCTTTGAAGCCCTCAAGGAGGAGGAAATCAACCTCTGGTATTGCGGATAATAGGGCATTTAAGTCCTTTGCCTCAAAAAGGAGGGCATCTGTGTCTTGAGCCCTCACAATTACATAATCAGTTACTCTTTTTAATTTCCAGGTGTCACTGTCCTTTCTATCAAAGTTCGTGTGCATGCTCTTTGCTATTCCCACTTTGTATCCTCTTTTCTTGAGCTCTCTTGCGACTCTCTCTACCGTGGTTGTCTTCCCGCTCTTTTTAAACCCTACAAACGCAACTGCCCTCATTTTTATCACTCTAAGAGCATTATCCAGTTTATGTCATCTATCTTTACCACCAAGGCTTTTCCCCGGTTGCCCACCACATCGGCAACGTTCTCTAAGACTATTACCTCCTCATCAAAATCTTTTAGCACTCCAGTAAAAGAATGATCTCCGCTGACTGCTAAGGCTACGCGTTTACCTTTCCACGTTTCGAGGGTTTTGTCCAGCAAAAGTGGTTTTTCTTCGGTCATGTTCCCACCTATACAAAAAGACTATAAATGACTTTTAGCCTTTTCCATCTGGTGGTCACATGAGGTTGGTCACAAGGAATGAAGTTGTGAAAGAAGCCTTCTTAAACGAGCTTAAGAGGGAAGGAATCAAGTTTGCTGTTATGGAAAGACTTGGGTACGAGGCATTTATTGGCTACATGATTGAAGGGACACTGGAGGAGATAAACAACGCTATAAGCTCTTTTGAAGGTGAAGAAAAGGAGATTCTTCTTGAGGGCTTTCTCACGTTTAAGGAGCAGATAAACCATGCCCTTGAGCATCTTAAGGAGGGTGAAGAAATAGAGCATCTCCTTCAAGAGGGCTACTGGATGGGGGACGTTCTTGATCAGCTGTTTAAAAACGATGCAGTCGTCGTTGAAGAGAACAAGGCAAGGTTAAAAGAAAACGTTGATGTTACAAAACTCAAATTCCAGTTCAGGTTCCCGTATCAAATTGCAAAAAACCTTGAGAAAATTGAGAAGATAGCGAAGCAGTTTGCGTTTGTTGACCTTGTCCCCGAGTATGAGATAGAGATTAGGGAGCTCGAAATAGAAAAAATCAACCGAGCTATGCACATAGCCGCGAAGTACTTTGAAGAAGAGATGATTATGGGGGCTTATTTTGCCCTTATCTCAAGAGGGATAGTTGCGAACGAGATATTAAATGCCCTTGGTAACGAGAAAGTCCCCAAAGAAGACTTAACCATGGCGTTTCTCAAAGCAATGCCCATGGAGATACCCACCGAAAAGGGCACCATGATAATAAACGTGATGAATGGAAAGGCATTTGAAGAAATTTTGAGAATGCTGGAGAAGGAAGGGCGAATAGACATAAAGGGTGGGAAGGTTAGGAAGCTGAGGTAGTGCTCTCTGAAGGCAGCAGTACTAGGCCCAGGAGCATTAAAATCCCACCAACTCTGCTGGTTAAAATAAGGGCAATTATTGCCGGAACTAAAAGCTTATCTTTTGCCTTTTTGTATTCTTTGTTTTCAATGAGCTCAACACATTCTTCTGATCTTTTGAATATCCAATAGCCGAGGATAGCGAACGGTATTGCGAGCAAAATCCCTATTATCGTGAGCAAAAGGAGAACTGCTATGAGGAAGGGCTCTATGACACTTAAAATCCCACCAACTTTGATAAGGGTCTTAGCCATCTCCACATCGGCCATGTAACCACCATAAATAGTAAGAAAAAAGACCTTTAAAAGATTTTCCAGATTTCGTCTGTTTCTGGTCTTTTTAGTGGGGTCTCCTTTCCATCTTTCACAAGAACCTTTGTATTCTTGTCTTCCAGGAACTCTCCAACTATTGCCGCCTCAATGCCCTCTTTTTGTATTGCGTTTACGATTTTTTTGGCTTTCTCCTTTGGTGCCGCGATTAAAAGAGAGCCTGAGCTTATCAGAGCAAGAGGGTCTAAGTTGAAGTATTCGCACAGCTTTTCGGTTTCTTCTGCTATGGGAATCTTATCGTGGTAAACCCTAAATCCCAGTCCAGCGGCGTCTGCCATCTCGTGGAATCCATTGGCTATTCCTCCCTCTGTGGGATCATGCATAGCATGAACCCCAATTTCTGCAGCGATTAATGCCTCTTTTACCACACTGATTTTCTCAAGGAATCTCTTTGCTCTCTCTACTAGCTCATCTCCAAATACCTTTCTTAGCTCTTCCTCCCTTTCGCTCGCTATGATTGAGGTTCCTTCGATTCCAGCGCCTTTGGTCAAGATTATGGCATCTCCAGCCTTTGCACCGTTTGATCTCACAAGTTTCTCCCTTTTGACTTCGCCAAGCATTGTTCCAATGACTATAGGCCTGTTTAGTCCAATCGTCACTTCTGTGTGACCTCCGACTATTGAAATGCCAAGCTTTTCAGCACTCCTATGCATGTCTTCCATTATTTCCTTGAGGAGGTTCTCATCGGCATTTTCCGGCAACAGGATTGTTGCCAAGAACCATCTCGGCTTGGCTCCAAACGTTGCAACGTCGTTTGCGTTCACATTTATTGCGTAAAAGCCTATATGCTTCTCCGCCCCCGTTATGGGATCGCTTGATGCAACGAGAACCTTCTCCCCAAAGTCGATTGCAGCCGCATCAATGCCCACACCAGATTTTATTATAACTCTCTCATCCTCAACCCCTAGAAGATTAAAGACAATTTTTTCAAGCACTTCTGGAGGAACTTTTCCTGGAAGCATTTTTCATCCCCATCAAAGTGAGACAGAAAAGATAAAAAGATTGCTGAGGAGGGTGTTAAACAAGCTTCTTTTCCTTCAGCACTTTTTCCATTCTGTCCATTGCTTCCTCAAGTTTTTCGTACGCTGTGGCGTAGCTTATCCTCACATAGCCTTCTCCGGCCTGCCCAAATGCGCTTCCAGGAACTACAACCACTTTTGCTTCTTTTATCATCAGCTCACTGAACTCCTTGCTGCTCAAACCGGTATCTTTAATCCTTGGGAAGATGTAAAAGGCTCCCTTTGGCTTAACCGTTGGCAGACCCATCTCGTTCAGCCTCTTCCAAACAAGGTTTCTTCTCCTCTCATATTCTCTGCGCATCTCCTCTACCGCTTGCCAGCTTCTTTCGTCCCTTAGGGCTTTTGCAGCCGCATACTGGATAAAGGTTACGGGGCAAGTTGCATTGTACATTTGGAAGCGAACCATTTTTTCCACAACCCATTCTGGGGCAGCTAAAAAGCCCAAGCGCCATCCGGTCATTGCGAAGGTCTTTGAGAACCCGTTCATGGTTATTGTCCTCTCAAACATGCCGTCCAGAGAAGCAATGCTGTAGTTTTTGACCCCATCGTAGACAAAATACTCATAAACTTCATCGCTTAAGATCATTAGATCGTGCTCAACTGCAAAGTCCGCTATCTCTTCGAGGTCTTTCTTCGTTAATACTGCTCCCGTGGGATTGTTTGGAGTGTTTATTATTAAAGCCCTTGTTTTTGGGGTCACGTATTTTTCGAGCTCATCGACACTTAGGCGGAACTCGTTTTCCTCATAAGTGGGAACCTCAACGGGCTTTCCTCCCGCTAGAATAACTGCAGGGGCGTAGCTAACGAACATTGGGGAGGGAATGAGAACTTCCTCGTTGTCTTTCAAGAAGGTTGCAAGTCCCATTAGAATCTGCTGGTTAGTGCCAACTGTTATCATTATTTGGGTTTTTGGATCTGCGTCAATTCCATTATGCTTTTTGAACTTCTCTGCAACTGCCTCTCTAAGCTCCAAAATCCCTATATTTGGGCTATAGTGCGTTAGTCCTTTATCAAGGGCTTCCTTTGCGTATTCCTTTATGTGTTCTGGCGTGTCAAAGTCTGGCTCTCCAATTCCAAGTGAAATTATTCCCTCAATGCCTTGGGCAAGATCAAAAAGCTTTCTTATTTCAGAAGGGTTCACCATCTCAAGCCTATCGCTCAGCGCCATAATCTTCACCAGTGAGATTTCTCCTTGATGTTTATAATTTTACCGACATGAAATATTTGGCAACGATGAATAGAATAGCTCACTGATATACAACAAAGTTCTCCAAAACCAGGGCATCGAGCCTGGCTTTTTTGAAAGTTTTCAGGGCATCCTCTGGAGAGCAAACTATCGGCTCCCCATGCATGTTAAAGCTCGTGTTTAGAACCATGCCAACGCCCGTTTCTGCTTCAAAGTGTTTTATTATGTTGTAGTAGCGCGGATTATCCTCCTTAAGAAGAGTTTGGGGTCTTGTTGTTTTATCAACGTGTACAACCGCTGGGGCTTCATCAATCATTCTTTCCGTTGCCTTGTAGCTCATTGTCATGAACTTGTTTGGATAAGGCTCCTTGAGGTAGTCTTCAATTCTCTCCTCCAGCATTGAAGGGGCAAACGGCTGGAAGACGTCTCTGTTTAATGGTACGTTGAGCTTTTTTACAACATCTTTGCTTCTTGGGTCTGCGAGG comes from Thermococcus litoralis DSM 5473 and encodes:
- a CDS encoding DUF4097 family beta strand repeat-containing protein, whose translation is MKKLLGLFLTFLGLLILLKSIRPEVYNYLLPYAPYIKKAFWGVVLIVAGLYVLIKNKTARTTLALVFILYLALFLVAPGSYYSWRFSFKDAGEIKTLGKFNSSEIVIENIAAEITVEHGTNGIEVLSNLPVKIEEGETLRISCAECGEYENGKLLVKVGDSKITSLALRNTVGDVKVDLGEISSLTLDNVVGDVTISGAFSSLVARNFIGDMEVELERCPENEEYCSQIGIYRGSGEINISPPAGTKVVPMIEGSLTSLTINKGFESGEKTLKLIVKNFIGKIVVE
- a CDS encoding PspC domain-containing protein, whose amino-acid sequence is MEKRLKRSKKNKIFLGVLGGIAEYIDVDPTIVRVLFILLCLVEPVFILAYFLMAIVMPEEEEEAVTAEKIPEKIEKLAEEAGEKVEELTKKAPKVEKKDDTKLFGIALVLLGAVLLLKVFIPFPIFGLREIVALLILLLGLYLIARG
- a CDS encoding PspC domain-containing protein — its product is MERRLYRSRKNRMLFGVCGGLGEYFNVDPTLVRILFIILLLGSVGTAILLYLLLAIVIPEEPENGGELSGKEAQEE
- a CDS encoding 2,3-bisphosphoglycerate-dependent phosphoglycerate mutase; protein product: MSKLILIRHGESLWNKLNLFTGWVDVPLSERGIEEALKAGELLKEWKIDVVFTSELVRAIQTAMLVMSKNTSGVPKIEHENGKMKDWGIVYGEHGKNYVPVYKSWHLNERYYGKLQGFNKDEAKKIYGEEQVLLWRRSYDIAPPGGESLKDTAERTIPYFKEKIIPELEKGKNVLVSAHGNSLRSIVMHIEKLTKEQVLKLNIPTGVPLIYEYSEGKLERVGYLYEWGYDKSLHIE
- a CDS encoding M67 family metallopeptidase, which produces MRSLFIKRAHLKEILTKARESKVEICGFLIGTMKGEDAFVDYVVFAENRLNSPVGFEIDPLETLKVLEKAEEEGKEVIGIFHSHLNCPPYPSPRDLKGMDLWRNIWLIVNNTGEYRAFVLENGQIKEINVEVI
- the mobB gene encoding molybdopterin-guanine dinucleotide biosynthesis protein B, giving the protein MRAVAFVGFKKSGKTTTVERVARELKKRGYKVGIAKSMHTNFDRKDSDTWKLKRVTDYVIVRAQDTDALLFEAKDLNALLSAIPEVDFLLLEGFKDAKHLPKIICAKSEEEVKVLNDGLAIAVSGVISSEAKSIEGLEVINPLENPERLADVIEEKAFMLPNINCGLCGLDCYEMAKLIVKGEKSTEDCVVLSSKPKVIVRVDGKELPMKDWVQELVEKTIKGMLSAMKGYKEGRKIEIIIED
- a CDS encoding LSm family protein, giving the protein MTEEKPLLLDKTLETWKGKRVALAVSGDHSFTGVLKDFDEEVIVLENVADVVGNRGKALVVKIDDINWIMLLE
- a CDS encoding AIR synthase family protein yields the protein MLPGKVPPEVLEKIVFNLLGVEDERVIIKSGVGIDAAAIDFGEKVLVASSDPITGAEKHIGFYAINVNANDVATFGAKPRWFLATILLPENADENLLKEIMEDMHRSAEKLGISIVGGHTEVTIGLNRPIVIGTMLGEVKREKLVRSNGAKAGDAIILTKGAGIEGTSIIASEREEELRKVFGDELVERAKRFLEKISVVKEALIAAEIGVHAMHDPTEGGIANGFHEMADAAGLGFRVYHDKIPIAEETEKLCEYFNLDPLALISSGSLLIAAPKEKAKKIVNAIQKEGIEAAIVGEFLEDKNTKVLVKDGKETPLKRPETDEIWKIF
- a CDS encoding pyridoxal phosphate-dependent aminotransferase, which gives rise to MALSDRLEMVNPSEIRKLFDLAQGIEGIISLGIGEPDFDTPEHIKEYAKEALDKGLTHYSPNIGILELREAVAEKFKKHNGIDADPKTQIMITVGTNQQILMGLATFLKDNEEVLIPSPMFVSYAPAVILAGGKPVEVPTYEENEFRLSVDELEKYVTPKTRALIINTPNNPTGAVLTKKDLEEIADFAVEHDLMILSDEVYEYFVYDGVKNYSIASLDGMFERTITMNGFSKTFAMTGWRLGFLAAPEWVVEKMVRFQMYNATCPVTFIQYAAAKALRDERSWQAVEEMRREYERRRNLVWKRLNEMGLPTVKPKGAFYIFPRIKDTGLSSKEFSELMIKEAKVVVVPGSAFGQAGEGYVRISYATAYEKLEEAMDRMEKVLKEKKLV